Proteins encoded together in one Lathyrus oleraceus cultivar Zhongwan6 chromosome 5, CAAS_Psat_ZW6_1.0, whole genome shotgun sequence window:
- the LOC127084129 gene encoding histidine kinase 5, which yields MEKECVEDIMEIEVLPSMWPEDIATDVGKQFNIEKPGNDQVMLQEITIIEEPTIADFKRLIELTNFTEKGSSQLANLMKHWEYKQAHVARLLREELDNLSKQRKDVELRKLEILEEHRFEEERYGGDKRPVSILDDIYDIWQQDVPCRKSDVVVQNKRIEIDAEYDTVVYWKQRAAHLEKLLEASMMREESLEEKLQESIKNFERQSSPVEELSQILKRADNFLHFILQNAPVVIGHQDKELRYRFIYNHFPSLQEEDIIGKTDVEIFTGSGVRESQDFKMEVLEKGLPAKREITFETELFGSKTFLIYVEPVFSKTGETIGINYMGMDVTDQVRKRERMAKIREEIAVQKAKETELNKTIHITEETMRAKQVLATMSHEIRSPLSGVVSMAEILSTTKLDREQRQLLDVMLSSGDLVLQLINDILDLSKVESGVMKLEATKFRPREVVKHVLQTAAASLQKILTLEGHVADDVPIEVTGDVLRIRQILTNLISNAIKFTHEGKVGINLYVMKEEKHLSTPQNHGFNDDCRSPVKSECSMNGDTEDQRLSAETTVWIGCDVYDTGIGIPENAKHSLFKRYMQVSVDHARKYGGTGLGLAICKQLVELMGGSLTVSSKEQHGSTFTFILPYKVSIACDSSDYSDELSDMEHNDAASDDTTTEGFFQFHTNRTHKLLPHKFSGFSESSFSFPATSSDIGLKGTCSFNDSSSVVDASDTSESASSSSNKHHLYNSHAWFQNGSADSSQHMVVNTTTQCVSRSSKSEVTKSILKPKVLLVEDNKINIMVTQSMMKQLGHNIDVVTNGAEAVRAFQRCTYDLVLMDVCMPVMDGLQATKLIRSFEETGNWDAAKNAGIKQSLLDRDYESSVPSTKRTPIVAMTANALSESAEECFANGMDSFVSKPVSLQKLKECIEQYT from the exons ATGGAGAAAGAGTGTGTTGAGGATATCATGGAAATTGAAGTCCTCCCTTCAATGTGGCCAGAAGATATTGCAACTGATGTTGGAAAACAGTTCAATATCGAAAAGCCAGGAAATGACCAAGTTATGTTACAAGAGATTACAATCATAGAAGAACCAACTATAGCCGATTTCAAGCGTCTCATTGAGCTAACAAATTTCACCGAAAAAGGCTCTTCTCAATTAGCAAACCTTATGAAACACTGGGAGTATAAACAAGCCCACGTCGCACGTCTTCTAAGAGAAGAACTCGACAACCTAAGCAAGCAAAGAAAGGATGTTGAGCTAAGGAAATTGGAGATACTGGAAGAGCATAGGTTCGAGGAAGAGAGATATGGAGGCGATAAACGGCCGGTTTCTATATTGGATGATATTTATGATATATGGCAACAGGATGTTCCTTGTAGGAAAAGCGATGTTGTGGTTCAAAACAAGAGAATTGAAATTGATGCTGAGTATGATACTGTTGTGTACTGGAAACAGCGAGCCGCGCACTTGGAAAAGCTTCTTGAGGCAAGTATGATGAGAGAAGAGTCTCTTGAGGAAAAGTTGCAAGAAAGTATTAAGAACTTTGAGAGACAATCCTCACCTGTTGAAGAACTCTCTCAGATTTTGAAGAGAGCAGATAATTTCCTGCATTTTATACTCCAAAATGCTCCGGTTGTTATTGGCCATCAGGACAAAGAGTTGCGATATCGCTTTATCTATAATCACTTTCCAAGTTTACAAGAGGAG GACATTATAGGAAAAACAGACGTTGAAATATTCACCGGATCTGGTGTTAGGGAGTCTCAAGATTTTAAGATGGAAGTTTTAGAAAAAGGATTGCCTGCGAAAAGGGAAATCACTTTCGAGACAGAACTATTTGGTTCAAAGACATTCTTGATTTACGTCGAACCTGTCTTCAGCAAGACAGGAGAAACAATTGGAATCAATTACATGGGAATGGATGTAACAGATCAG GTGAGAAAAAGAGAAAGGATGGCGAAGATTCGCGAAGAGATAGCTGTTCAAAAAGCAAAGGAAACAGAACTGAATAAAACCATTCACATTACAG AGGAAACAATGAGAGCAAAACAAGTGCTAGCAACAATGTCGCATGAGATAAGATCTCCACTATCCGGTGTTGTTAGCATGGCTGAAATTCTTTCCACCACTAAACTTGATAGGGAGCAAAGACAGCTCTTGGATGTCATGTTATCGTCTGGAGACTTGGTTCTTCAACTTATAAATGACATACTTGATCTTTCCAAGGTTGAGTCAG GAGTGATGAAGTTAGAGGCTACAAAGTTTCGACCACGAGAGGTAGTAAAGCATGTGCTTCAGACAGCTGCAGCATCATTGCAGAAAATATTAACCTTAGAAGGACATGTAGCAGATGATGTACCTATCGAG GTTACTGGCGATGTTTTAAGGATTCGACAAATCCTCACCAATTTAATCAG CAATGCCATCAAGTTTACACATGAAGGCAAAGTTGGGATAAACCTTTATGTAATGAAAGAAGAAAAACATCTCTCAACACCTCAAAACCATGGATTTAATGATGATTGTAGATCTCCGGTTAAAAGCGAATGCTCGATGAATGGAGACACAGAGGATCAACGTCTCTCAGCTGAAACAACCGTGTGGATAGGTTGTGATGTATATGATACAGGCATTGGAATACCAG AAAATGCAAAACATAGTTTATTTAAAAGGTACATGCAAGTAAGTGTAGACCACGCTCGAAAGTACGGCGGCACGGGGCTAGGACTAGCGATATGCAAACAATTG GTTGAGTTGATGGGAGGTAGTCTAACAGTGTCAAGCAAAGAACAGCATGGTTCTACCTTCACATTCATACTTCCATACAAGGTCTCAATAGCTTGTGATAGTTCTGATTACTCGGACGAGCTCTCGGACATGGAGCATAACGATGCAGCTTCTGATGACACCACAACAGAAGGTTTCTTCCAGTTCCACACAAACAGAACTCACAAGCTATTACCACACAAATTCAGTGGATTTTCTGAGAGTTCATTCTCATTTCCCGCTACTTCTAGTGACATCGGGTTGAAAGGGACATGTTCTTTCAATGATTCGTCTTCAGTAGTTGATGCTTCAGATACGTCTGAATCAGCTAGTTCATCTAGTAATAAACATCATCTATATAATTCTCATGCATGGTTTCAAAATGGCAGTGCAGATTCTTCTCAGCATATGGTGGTAAACACGACTACTCAATGTGTTAGTAGAAGTAGTAAATCAGAAGTAACCAAATCCATATTGAAGCCTAAGGTCCTTCTTGTGGAAGATAACAAGATCAACATCATGGTGACACAATCTATGATGAAGCAGTTGGGTCATAACATTGATGTTGTCACTAATGGAGCCGAAGCCGTGCGAGCCTTTCAACGCTGTACTTatgacttggttctgatg GACGTGTGCATGCCGGTTATGGATGGTCTTCAAGCAACAAAACTGATTCGGTCTTTCGAGGAAACAGGCAATTGGGATGCTGCAAAAAATGCTGGAATCAAGCAAAGTCTACTAGATCGAGATTATGAAAGTTCTGTTCCATCTACAAAGCGAACTCCCATTGTTGCG ATGACAGCAAATGCTTTGTCAGAGAGTGCAGAAGAGTGTTTTGCTAATGGTATGGACTCATTTGTATCAAAACCAGTGAGTTTACAAAAATTGAAAGAGTGTATTGAACAATATACTTAA